In the Podospora bellae-mahoneyi strain CBS 112042 chromosome 4, whole genome shotgun sequence genome, one interval contains:
- a CDS encoding hypothetical protein (COG:O; EggNog:ENOG503NZJV; MEROPS:MER0032443), which produces MKTQALLALLAASICSVAAVPSPQDAANRKAGLRLIKTSPKGAPKWISEEEKIVQYAAHEIGFVDITDITDSQVLRALSADEDEDVFQARAVTYPTAVSKQAQANPLINLVSTTQPQSWMTTLTNYHNRYYRATYGTQAGTWLYNTLVSLVAVNPAITVTRFTHSFNQPSIIVKIPGNSTDLVIVSAHYDSTAGSTTARAPGADDNASGVVVLMEALRVLANNKFKGKDTLEFHFYGGEEGGLLGSAAVFANYKSTGKTVLAVVNQDMAGYSPSGKISIYTDYVDSALTAYVRVVATAYTGTTTADKCGYGCSDHASARSNGFPAAYVCDEVMKTATPYIHTANDALSTIMWPAILRHTKFTVAFLVEASYL; this is translated from the exons ATGAAGACTCAAGCGCTCCTGGCCCTGCTGGCCGCCTCCATCTGCTCTGTGGCTGCCGTGCCCTCCCCCCAGGACGCGGCCAACAGAAAGGCCGGCCTCCGTCTGATCAAGACTTCCCCCAAGGGTGCCCCTAAGTGGATCTCTGAGGAGGAAAAAATCGTTCAGTATGCGGCGCACGAGATCGGTTTCGTTGATATCACCGATATCACA GATTCCCAAGTCCTCAGGGCTCTGTCtgccgatgaggatgaggatgtctTCCAAGCCCGGGCCGTCACCTACCCTACTGCCGTGAGCAAGCAGGCCCAGGCCAatcccctcatcaacctcgtctCCACTACCCAACCCCAAAGCTGGATGACGACCCTCACCAACTATCACAACCGTTACTACAGGGCCACCTACGGCACCCAGGCCGGTACTTGGCTCTACAACACCCTCGTCAGCCTCGTCGCTGTCAACCCAgccatcaccgtcaccagGTTTACCCACTCCTTCAACCAGccctccatcatcgtcaagatTCCCGGAAACTCCACTGACCTTGTCATCGTTTCCGCTCACTATGATTCCACCGCCGGCTCGACCACTGCACGTGCTCCCGGCGCTGATGACAACGCctctggtgttgtcgtcCTCATGGAGGCGCTCCGTGTCCTGGCCAACAACAAATTTAAGGGCAAGGACACCCTCGAGTTCCACTTCTacggcggtgaggagggtggtctCCTTGGCTCTGCTGCTGTCTTTGCCAACTACAAGTCCACCGGCAAGACCGTCCTCGCGGTTGTGAACCAGGACATGGCCGGCTACTCCCCCAGCGGGAAGATCTCCATCTACACCGACTACGTTGACAGCGCTCTGACTGCGTACGTCCGTGTGGTCGCTACCGCTTACACTGGCACTACTACCGCCGATAAGTGCGGCTACGGATGCTCCGACCACGCTTCAGCCCGCTCCAACGGTTTCC CCGCCGCCTACGTTTGCGATGAAGTTATGAAGACTGCCACTCCTTACATTCACACCGCCAACGatgccctctccaccatcatgTGGcccgccatcctccgccaCACCAAGTTCACCGTTGCCTTCCTCGTCGAGGCTTCATACTTGTAA
- a CDS encoding hypothetical protein (COG:P; EggNog:ENOG503NUTY) encodes MCRASGAWDLCVLIHTAIPTRLLQVSVSHQVLRDIRWPHDPFMQMGGTRFTKASRRLYSFCLFLALGSFIWGYNVGVLASVLVHPGFKKTLHRPDASLSGLITAIYYLGTFTSYLFFAHPVADKLGRRHAAFVGMGVTCIGQALQVGATGSAAQALGMVIVGRIIAGVGTGVISTSVPLYQRYVVEIAPSKHRGRFVVMNHIGFIAGLASGFWVGYGMTFWDSERGLQVAWRYSLSVSFVPAFFFLVGLPFMHESPRWLVEHGKIDEAFTTLQYYREGYYTSDEIYDELDEIERSVASFRVTGLVWTSLFADRSLFARMWRSALLQFLAQMCGATAMKYYLPALFRTLGLSHRVSLLAGGIESTLKIGCNVLEMFIIDRVGRRLTLVIGAVIMAFSLLINGTLPLIYPNNSNTAADYACVVFVFIYSLGYSMGFGPAAWVYGSEIFPTAVRARGLSLAASCGAIGSIIVTQIWPIGIAALGSKIYFFFMVINLVSVPIIYIFFPETKGRALEDMDVLFGGHDPSVSSEHLLAGGEDEDDDQGPRRRGSPIDGGLWRD; translated from the exons ATGTGCCGAGCGAGCGGGGCCTGGGACCTCTGTGTCCTCATTCACACCGCAATTCCAACAAGACTTCTTCAGGTCTCGGTCTCACACCAAGTGCTTCGAGATATTCGATGGCCGCATGATCCTTTTATGCAAATGGGAGGAACACGCTTTACAAAAGCCTCACGGCGGCTATATtcgttttgtttgtttcttgCACTGGGGTCGTTTATCTGGGG ATATAATGTTGGCGTCCTCGCCTCGGTACTCGTCCACCCCGGTTTCAAAAAGACACTCCACAGACCAGATGCCTCTCTGAGCGGGCTCATCACGGCCATCTACTACCTCGGCACTTTCACCAGCTACCTTTTCTTTGCTCATCCGGTAGCAGACAAGCTTGGCCGGCGCCATGCTGCCTttgtggggatgggggtgacCTGTATTGGTCAGGCGCTTCAGGTCGGCGCCACGGGATCAGCTGCACAGGctttggggatggtgattgTTGGGAGAATTATTGCAGGAGTAGGCACCGGGGTAATTTCAACTAGCGTTCCCTTGTACCAAAGGTATGTTGT CGAGATTGCGCCATCCAAGCATCGTGGCAGGTTTGTTGTGATGAATCATATCGGATTCATCGCAGGGCTTGCCTCTGGGTTTTG GGTTGGTTATGGGATGACATTTTGGGATAGCGAACGAGGTCTCCAGGTGGCATGGCGTTATTCTCTCTCCGTGTCTTTTGTCCcggctttcttcttcttagtTGGCCTGCCGTTCATGCATGAGTC ACCTCGGTGGCTCGTAGAGCATGGAAAGATTGATGAGGCCTTCACCACGCTTCAGTACTACCGCGAAGGGTATTACACATCCGATGAAATATACGACGAACTTGACGAGATCGAACGCTCTGTAGCTTCTTTCAGAGTCACTGGCCTTGTTTGGACATCTCTGTTTGCCGACAGAAGTCTCTTTGCTCGCATGTGGCGATCGGCACTTTTGCAGTTCCTGGCGCAGATGTGCGGTGCTACGGCTATGAAATACTACCTTCCTGCTCTCTTTAGAACTCTAGGCTTGAGCCATCGAGTGTCTCTACTCGCAGGGGGGATTGAAAGCACCCTTAAGATTGGGTGCAATGTGCTGGAGATGTTTATTATTGATAGAGTTGGACGAAGGCTGACACTTGTCATTGGAGCTGTTATTATGGCGTTCTCCTTGCTG ATCAACGGCACTTTGCCTTTGATTTATCCAAATAACTCCAACACTGCAGCAGATTATGCCTGTGTGGTCTTTGTTTTCATCTACTCATTGGGATACTCAATGGGATTTGGTCCAGCTGCTTGGGTGTATGGTTCCGAG ATTTTCCCAACCGCCGTCCGAGCACGGGGCCTCAGCTTGGCCGCTTCGTGCGGCGCCATAGGctccatcatcgtcacccAGATATGGCCCATTGGAATCGCGGCTCTCGGCTCCAAGATCTACTTCTTTTTCATGGTCATCAACCTAGTATCAGTTCCCATCATTTACATCTTCTTTCCAGAAACGAAAGGGCGCGCTCTGGAAGATATGGATGTGCTATTTGGGGGACACGACCCAAGTGTCTCGTCAGAGCACCTATTGgctggcggggaggatgaagacgatgatCAAGgcccaaggagaaggggaagtcCAATTGATGGGGGACTCTGGAGGGATTGA
- a CDS encoding hypothetical protein (CAZy:AA8; COG:G; EggNog:ENOG503NVWQ), which translates to MLFSEVAARAAAFLGLTAPVPRQFAFEPDSVAYEDPDTGLKFSSYTSARGISWRVAIPEDIPEGDKIFDTVLQVEAPIDVGWAGFAWGGHMTYNPLTIVWPNGNDVVLSSRIAYGYYSPPEYPNAEYKIVKTGTHVNATHFQITAVCTGCSRWGDEDIGFTELDPEYDSTLAFAYGDYPVDTPEDPSSTFGIHDSLGHPVFSLGTQAKNADFTSKIEQL; encoded by the exons ATGCTCTTCTCTGAAGTTGCTGCTCGCGCTGCTGCGTTCTTAGGTCTTA CGGCCCCGGTTCCTAGACAGTTCGCCTTTGAGCCCGACTCGGTTGCCTATGAGGATCCGGACACCGGCTTGAAATTCTCTTCTTACACCAGTGCTCGCGGCATCTCCTGGCGTGTGGCTATCCCAGAGGACATCCCGGAGGGTGACAAGATCTTCGACACTGTATTGCAGGTTGAGGCGCCCATCGATGTTGGCTGGGCTGGGTTCGCCTGGGGTGGCCACATGACCTATAATCCCTTAACTATCGTTTGGCCCAACGGCAACGACGTCGTTCTTTCGTCCAGGATCGCCTA TGGTTACTACAGCCCTCCCGAGTATCCCAACGCCGAATACAAAATCGTCAAGACCGGCACCCATGTCAACGCCACTCACTTTCAAATCACGGCTGTTTGCACGGGCTGTTCGAGATGGGGTGATGAAGACATTGGCTTCACTGAGTTAGATCCCGAGTATGACAGCACACTCGCTTTCGCCTATGGTGACTACCCCGTCGACACGCCGGAGGACCCTTCATCCACCTTTGGTATTCACGACAGCTTGGGCCACCCCGTGTTTTCTCTCGGTACCCAGGCCAAGAATGCTGACTTTACGTCCAAGATTGAGCAACTTTAG
- a CDS encoding hypothetical protein (EggNog:ENOG503NXMU; COG:C), with product MAPPKPHPPISTTLPPLLLGTATFNHQYVSDPLAMPYRDIVSRAISLGVKAFDTSPYYGPSEVLLGTALDSLMNPTASASNPLPIPLERESIFLVTKAGRIAGDEFDYSPTWIRYSILRSLQRLHTEYLDLVYMHDVEFVSPDEVLAAVKELRRLRDEEGLVRYVGISGFPAHVLASLAEMILEKTGEPLDAVLSYGHFTVQNRKLALPWVAGETRPEESSSSPLARLKRAGVEVVLNASMLGMGLLTNRGIPPDERSEASPLAKWHPSLPELRVACKELAGITGTAGERLESVAIRWSLQEWARIGAAAGVGVQVPSTASGNDTATVGATVCGVSSISELEETVAEWKGVLSSLGHAVDGKIDPAYGKERQDKVLRLVQHQLWPALGRWMDYAWESPGPGYVNTRPEEDKGRVPSDSIMIAYQQRLAARSTRDAQPK from the coding sequence ATGgcaccccccaaacctcaccctcccatcTCTACCACCCTGcccccactcctcctcggcaccgcaaccttcaaccaccaatATGTCTCGGACCCCCTAGCCATGCCCTACCGCGACATCGTCTCccgcgccatctccctcggcgTCAAAGCCTTCGACACATCCCCCTACTACGGCCCTTCCGAagtcctcctcggcaccgccCTCGACAGCCTCATGAACCCCACCGCCTCggcctccaaccccctccccatccccctcgaGCGCGAgtccatcttcctcgtcacaAAAGCAGGGAGGATAGCTGGCGACGAATTCGACTACTCCCCCACCTGGATCAGATACTCCATCCTGCGAAGTCTTCAGCGCCTGCACACCGAGTACCTCGACCTCGTGTATATGCACGACGTCGAATTTGTCTCCCCAGATGAGGTCCTAGCAGCGGTGAAGGAGCTCCGGAGGTTACGAGACGAGGAAGGGCTGGTTCGGTACGTGGGCATCAGCGGGTTTCCAGCCCATGTGTTGGCCAGCTTGGCCGAGATGATTCTGGAAAAGACCGGGGAGCCGTTGGATGCGGTGCTGAGCTATGGCCACTTTACGGTGCAGAATCGCAAGTTGGCGCTGCCTTGGGTGGCCGGGGAGACGAGACCAGAAGagtcatcctcatcgccgTTGGCGAGGCTAAAGAGGGCTGGTgtcgaggtggtgttgaatgCGAGCATGCTGGGCATGGGCTTGCTCACCAACCGGGGCATCCCCCCTGATGAGAGGAGCGAGGCCTCTCCGCTGGCGAAGTGGCATCCTTCACTTCCTGAGCTCCGGGTGGCGTGTAAGGAGTTGGCGGGGATTACTGGCACAGCTGGCGAGCGTTTGGAGTCGGTGGCGATTCGGTGGTCGTTGCAGGAGTGGGCGCGCAtaggggctgctgctggcgttGGTGTGCAGGTCCCATCAACTGCTTCCGGCAACGATACCGCCACAGTGGGTGCTACCGTGTGCGGTGTATCGTCCATTAGCGAGCTTGAAGAGACAGTCGCGGAGTGGAAGGGGGTTCTGTCCAGTCTCGGCCATGCCGTTGACGGGAAGATCGATCCTGCATATGGTAAAGAACGGCAGGACAAGGTACTGCGACTGGTTCAACACCAGCTGTGGCCAGCGCTTGGTAGATGGATGGATTATGCTTGGGAAAGTCCCGGTCCTGGCTATGTCAACACTCGTCCGGAGGAAGACAAAGGTCGGGTACCGTCTGATTCTATAATGATTGCATACCAGCAACGCCTGGCCGCCAGGTCAACCAGAGATGCACAGCCGAAGTAG
- the SIP5 gene encoding SNF1-interacting protein (BUSCO:EOG09263RF8; EggNog:ENOG503NWJ5; COG:S): MGNASTKESRGGDGSHRSHHGASQPGATSSLHADRSPGRRNRLSRGDLGVLGLVGGSSSHSEHHHERRETKQEREARRLERERVQRLAERERSMKEENVDGGFLVTMGTYVGVEDFNKQIVRQLQIERRIAPFWRGLNDLDDQWTEPQIIAAARGLPIPAADEVPPDELIPRPLSANDHTEGSRNINSLMVPIAGRTQSTTSEHSMSNPGSALPSPISSQPARTSSPFRPRGKALAAVLGGNSRNGSTTEIVPREINISNDPFVNGQPIEVFLYKNATECPICFLTYPPYLNQTRCCGQAICSECFVQIKRPDPHFPEGHNENDPNHNPEEAAGMLVSEPACCPYCTQPDFGVTYDPPPFRRGLAYSIAPAALSSMSTAMSSSSSVNSASLSPPAGAAGGGRRRTQSLSATNPNVILTDRIRPEWATKLQAARAHQARRAAAATALHTAAFMMGNTESRAFRSRFGRRNTGGSGSTGAPSGGQNNGEGDNGDSGSATPAGDADSSGQRGNRGGTSSIVVSPRMRAEELEEIMVMEAIRLSLAEEEERKRKEELEKAKQKTKEENKPTQVGGGLYDDGTGNSQASASSLSMERKRGNSASSNLRVEASVTNALATTAAAASGSAADDNTKDKGKAVDRNTPITSDGSSATAASRPVLATHQPAGPSHLRQMSSASSISSSILDSQPSSFTSPSTAQDPRGSGLSLESRSATEEGECQERDRDPSASAEPLLTFRSLAEVVGVSLEGENAGRRLSQIELEKSKRLEEPQQKATTTEQAGGNLLAKAAQNEAAQKQTGEEIERELLHLEAPSTSDPSLPPKVMVTPDTPAVEIGEDSKQLGYQTTTVERTHQLTQ, translated from the exons ATGGGAAACGCCAGCACGAAGGAGTCGCgcggcggtgatggaagCCACCGCAGCCACCACGGCGCCTCTCAGCCGGGTGCCACCAGTTCCTTACATGCAGACAGGTCGCCAGGACGGCGGAATCGGCTGAGCCGCGGTGATTTGGGTGTCCTAGGCCTGGTGGGAGGCTCGAGCTCCCATAGCGAGCATCATCATGAGCGCAGAGAGACAAAACAAGAACGGGAAGCCCGCAGACTGGAGAGGGAAAGAGTCCAGCGGTTGGCGGAAAGAGAGCGGAGCATGAAGGAGGAGAACGTCGATGGTGGATTTCTCGTTACCATGGGAACATACGTTGGTGTCGAAGACTTCAACAAGCAGATTGTTCGGCAATTGCAG ATCGAAAGAAGAATCGCCCCTTTCTGGCGGGGTTTGAACGATCTTGATGACCAATGGACAGAACCTCAAATTATTGCCGCAGCACGCGGCCTGCCGATTCCAGCTGCCGATGAAGTACCGCCTGACGAGCTGATTCCCCGTCCTCTGTCAGCAAACGACCATACGGAAGGCTCCCGGAATATAAACAGCCTCATGGTTCCGATCGCTGGCCGTACACAGTCTACAACGTCGGAACACAGCATGTCTAACCCAGGCTCTGCACTTCCTTCTCCCATCTCCAGCCAGCCCGCTAGAACGAGCTCCCCTTTTAGACCGCGTGGCAAAGCTCTCGCCGCCGTGCTCGGCGGGAACTCTCGAAATGGCTCGACGACTGAGATTGTGCCCCGCGAAATCAACATTTCCAATGACCCATTTGTCAATGGACAACCCATCGAGGTGTTCCTGTACAAGAATGCCACCGAGTGTCCGATCTGTTTTCTGACCTACCCGCCATATCTCAACCAGACGCGGTGTTGTGGACAGGCTATCTGCAGTGAGTGCTTCGTTCAGATTAAGCGACCTGATCCGCATTTTCCCGAGGGGCATAACGAGAACGACCCAAACCACAACCCTGAAGAGGCGGCCGGGATGTTGGTATCAGAGCCCGCCTGCTGCCCCTATTGTACTCAACCAGATTTCGGTGTAACATACGATCCGCCACCTTTCAGACGGGGCCTGGCATATTCTATCGCTCCCGCAGCTCTGTCATCCATGAGCACCGCCATGTCGTCCAGCAGCTCCGTAAACTCGGCTTCTCTGTCGCCCCCCGCGGGGGCTGCTGGCGGGGGCCGCCGACGGACTCAATCTCTCTCTGCAACCAACCCAAATGTTATCTTGACAGACCGTATCCGACCAGAATGGGCAACCAAACTCCAAGCTGCGCGTGCTCATCAAGCAAgacgagctgctgctgccaccgctTTGCACACTGCGGCATTCATGATGGGGAATACTGAGAGTCGGGCGTTTCGGAGTCGTTTTGGGCGAAGAAACACGGGCGGTTCGGGATCGACGGGAGCTCCCTCAGGGGGGCAGAATAACGGCGAGGGAGACAATGGCGACAGCGGCTCTGCAACGCCTGCGGGTGATGCCGACTCCTCAGGTCAGCGGGGTAATCGTGGCGGCACATCCAGCATCGTTGTCTCTCCACGCATGCGCGCtgaagagctcgaggagaTTATGGTCATGGAGGCTATCCGTTTGTCGCTcgccgaagaagaggagcggAAACGGAAAGAAGAGCTTGAGAAGGCCAagcaaaaaacaaaagaggAGAATAAGCCAACACAGGTGGGTGGCGGGCTCTATGATGACGGTACAGGAAACAGCCAAGCAAGCGCAAGTAGTCTGAGCATGGAGAGGAAGCGAGGAAACAGTGCTTCTAGCAACCTTCGTGTGGAGGCCAGCGTCACAAATGCGCTGGCAACGACTGCTGCAGCTGCGTCAGGTTCAGCAGCTGATGATAACACCaaggacaagggcaaggcgGTAGACCGCAATACACCCATCACTTCTGATGGTTCTTCCGCCACCGCTGCCTCCCGACCAGTCCTGGCGACTCACCAACCTGCAGGCCCATCACACCTCAGACAAATGAGCAGTgcctcctcaatctcttcCTCTATCCTTGACAGCCAACCTAGCAGCTTTACATCGCCATCCACCGCTCAAGATCCGCGCGGAAGCGGTCTCAGTCTTGAAAGTCGTTCTGCCACCGAGGAAGGCGAGTGCCAAGAGAGGGACCGTGATCCTAGCGCCAGCGCTGAGCCCTTGCTCACCTTCAGAAGTCTAGCGGAAGTGGTCGGGGTCAGTCTAGAGGGCGAGAACGCCGGAAGGCGACTGAGTCAAATCGAGTTAGAGAAGAGCAAACGCTTGGAAGAGCCCCAACAAAAGGCGACTACAACAGAACAAGCCGGAGGAAACTTGTTGGCCAAGGCAGCACAGAATGAAGCTGCTCAGAAGCAAACTGGGGAAGAAATCGAGAGGGAGCTACTGCACCTAGAAGCGCCCAGCACTTCGGATCCGTCGCTTCCACCTAAGGTGATGGTTACACCCGACACTCCCGCAGTCGAGATTGGCGAGGATTCGAAGCAACTTGGCTACCAGACAACGACTGTGGAGCGCACTCACCAACTCACGCAATAG